A window of Zingiber officinale cultivar Zhangliang chromosome 5A, Zo_v1.1, whole genome shotgun sequence contains these coding sequences:
- the LOC121979523 gene encoding uncharacterized protein LOC121979523 has protein sequence MQVWDKDIIETAGDRFYDNVVEEFLDALKQNITGEWSDQVVKWEKCSNNKVACPDVYALFDGDGHQVPQDLVEKVGKVFETILEEANKLRYETNEDMSIAQAIKLVMERHSI, from the exons ATGCAGGTCTGGGATAAAGATATTATTGAGACAGCAGGAGATCGATTTTACGACAATGTTGTGGAGGAATTTCTCGACGCACTCAAACAAAACATCACT GGAGAGTGGTCTGATCAAGTTGTGAAATGGGAGAAATGCAGCAATAACAAGGTCGCTTGTCCTGATGT CTACGCACTCTTTGATGGTGATGGACATCAAGTGCCTCAAGATCTAGTGGAAAAAGTTGGTAAGGTGTTTGAAACCATTCTGGAAGAG GCTAACAAACTCAGGTATGAAACAAATGAAGACATGTCTATAGCACAGGCTATTAAGCTAGTCATGGAGAGGCATTCAATATGA